The following are encoded in a window of Trueperaceae bacterium genomic DNA:
- a CDS encoding D-Ala-D-Ala carboxypeptidase family metallohydrolase: MATLTLGKSVGAGGANEPADVTALKTHLVALGLDWLTVDGTAGNDLTQAIKLQQSIFRGRNAVSGDGRVDVGGPTLEYLNSADAARWQEMPPGGGADDGFVNLELRDLADHHDFGTSWMADTLADAGRWYHDNHLGSTPGDAPITVNDVSLPRGGPTPDHAGHETGLEADLRLPRTDGTAPGGTTHTTATYDRDATRAQLRALRHQPMVSRIFFNDPVLIGEHLCTRASGHDNHLHVEIKPLPALVGYGDDYESLLDAAIASFGGTVVDPRDHAMTPAGFQEYLTATGVAHFSAREMLTPHDARVASELGYETFLPPHAWWKRGAALALIADELRRLVGEPVKMRNWWRPVEYNRRVDGAEGSDHVTAHGVDLDYRSADSRRRAERRLRELDAAHPDLQFSIGLGNVTTHVGVLSPGRRRQWRYDSYVE; the protein is encoded by the coding sequence ATGGCGACACTGACCCTGGGCAAGAGCGTCGGCGCCGGCGGCGCCAACGAGCCCGCCGACGTCACGGCGCTGAAGACCCACCTCGTGGCGCTGGGCCTCGACTGGCTCACCGTCGACGGCACGGCCGGGAATGACCTGACGCAGGCGATAAAGCTGCAGCAGTCGATCTTCCGCGGACGCAACGCGGTGAGCGGCGACGGCAGGGTGGACGTCGGCGGGCCCACGCTCGAGTACCTGAACTCGGCCGACGCGGCGCGGTGGCAGGAGATGCCGCCCGGCGGAGGCGCTGACGACGGCTTCGTGAACCTCGAGCTCCGCGACCTGGCCGACCACCACGACTTCGGTACCTCGTGGATGGCCGACACCCTCGCGGACGCCGGACGCTGGTACCACGACAACCACCTCGGCTCCACCCCCGGCGACGCGCCGATCACCGTCAACGACGTCAGCCTGCCCCGGGGCGGCCCGACGCCGGACCACGCGGGCCACGAGACGGGGCTCGAGGCCGACCTGCGCCTGCCGCGGACGGACGGCACGGCGCCGGGCGGCACCACGCACACGACGGCCACCTACGACCGCGACGCCACCAGGGCGCAGCTCAGGGCGCTCAGGCACCAACCGATGGTCAGCCGGATCTTCTTCAACGACCCCGTGCTGATCGGCGAGCACCTGTGCACGCGCGCGTCGGGCCACGACAACCACCTCCACGTCGAGATCAAGCCGCTGCCGGCCCTCGTGGGGTACGGCGACGACTACGAGTCGCTGCTGGACGCGGCGATAGCGAGTTTCGGAGGGACCGTCGTGGACCCCCGGGACCACGCCATGACGCCGGCGGGGTTCCAGGAGTACCTGACCGCCACGGGCGTCGCGCACTTCTCGGCGCGGGAGATGCTCACGCCGCACGACGCGCGCGTGGCTTCGGAGCTCGGCTACGAGACGTTCCTGCCGCCCCACGCCTGGTGGAAGCGCGGCGCCGCCCTGGCGCTGATCGCCGACGAGCTGCGACGCCTCGTCGGCGAGCCGGTGAAGATGCGCAACTGGTGGCGGCCGGTGGAGTACAACCGCCGCGTCGACGGAGCCGAGGGCAGCGACCACGTCACCGCCCACGGCGTGGACCTCGACTACCGCAGCGCCGACTCGCGTCGCCGGGCCGAGCGCCGGCTGCGAGAGCTGGACGCCGCCCACCCCGACCTCCAGTTCTCCATCGGCCTGGGCAACGTGACGACCCACGTCGGGGTCCTCTCCCCGGGCCGCCGACGCCAGTGGCGCTACGACAGCTACGTGGAGTGA